One window from the genome of Micromonospora aurantiaca ATCC 27029 encodes:
- a CDS encoding globin, giving the protein MTLFEAIGGEPAFRKLVDEFYAGVADDPLLRPMYPEEDLGPAADRLTLFLIQYWGGPHTYSEQRGHPRLRMRHAPFRIGAAERDAWLHHMRRAVDTLDLPPQLAAALWDYLERAAYFMVNVMEDPAAG; this is encoded by the coding sequence ATGACCCTCTTCGAGGCGATCGGCGGTGAACCGGCCTTCCGCAAGCTGGTGGACGAGTTCTACGCCGGTGTGGCCGACGACCCGCTGCTGCGGCCGATGTACCCGGAGGAGGACCTGGGCCCGGCGGCGGACCGGCTGACCCTGTTCCTCATCCAGTACTGGGGCGGACCGCACACCTACTCCGAGCAGCGCGGCCACCCGCGGCTGCGGATGCGGCACGCCCCGTTCCGGATCGGCGCGGCCGAGCGGGACGCCTGGCTGCACCACATGCGCCGGGCGGTGGACACGCTCGACCTGCCGCCGCAGCTCGCCGCCGCGCTCTGGGACTACCTGGAGCGGGCCGCGTACTTCATGGTGAACGTGATGGAGGACCCGGCCGCGGGCTGA
- the cobA gene encoding uroporphyrinogen-III C-methyltransferase: MTGPTPPSPYPLGLRLGGRRVVVVGGGAVATRRVPALLDAGADVLLVSPELTPALRAHVDAGRLHWEPRRFVPGDLDGAWLVQVAVDDRAAAAAVSAAAAERRIFCVRADDRTAASAWTPAVTRHGPVTVAVLGGGDPRRAMATRDAIRALLGRKGPLLTPAVEEGPPLNTGGRVALVGSGPGDPELITVKGWRLLTEAEVVVADRLVPGLLLDELRPDVELVDASKIPYGPSRAQEEINRILVDRARAGKVVVRLKGGDPYVFGRGGEELLACAEAGVPVTVVPGVTSAIAVPEVAGVPVTHRGVAHEFTVVSGHLAPDAPASLVRWDALAGLRGTLVILMGLKNLAVIGATLIAHGKPADTPAAVIQEGTTAAQRTLRSTLGRVAADVEAAALRPPAIVVLGDVVHALSPPAAP; encoded by the coding sequence GTGACCGGGCCGACGCCGCCTAGCCCGTACCCCCTGGGGTTGCGGCTGGGCGGGCGGCGCGTGGTCGTCGTCGGCGGGGGAGCGGTGGCGACCCGGCGGGTGCCCGCGCTGCTCGACGCCGGCGCGGACGTGCTGCTGGTGTCGCCCGAGCTGACCCCGGCGCTGCGCGCGCACGTCGACGCCGGGCGGCTGCACTGGGAGCCGCGCCGGTTCGTCCCCGGCGACCTGGACGGTGCATGGCTGGTCCAGGTGGCGGTCGACGACCGGGCCGCCGCCGCTGCGGTCAGTGCCGCCGCGGCCGAGCGGCGGATCTTCTGCGTACGCGCCGACGACCGGACGGCGGCGAGCGCGTGGACCCCGGCGGTGACCCGGCACGGACCGGTCACAGTGGCGGTCCTCGGCGGCGGCGACCCCCGCCGAGCGATGGCGACCCGCGACGCCATCCGCGCCCTGCTCGGAAGGAAGGGCCCCCTCTTAACGCCTGCGGTAGAGGAAGGGCCCCCTCTTAACACCGGAGGGCGCGTCGCACTCGTCGGATCCGGACCGGGCGACCCGGAGCTGATCACCGTGAAGGGGTGGCGGCTGCTCACCGAGGCCGAGGTGGTCGTCGCCGACCGGCTCGTGCCCGGCCTGCTCCTGGACGAACTGCGGCCGGACGTCGAGCTGGTCGACGCCTCCAAGATCCCGTACGGGCCGTCCCGTGCCCAGGAGGAGATCAACCGGATCCTGGTGGACCGGGCGCGGGCCGGCAAGGTGGTGGTACGGCTCAAGGGCGGCGACCCGTACGTCTTCGGCCGTGGCGGCGAGGAGTTGCTGGCCTGCGCCGAGGCGGGCGTGCCGGTGACTGTGGTGCCCGGCGTGACGAGCGCGATCGCGGTGCCGGAGGTGGCCGGGGTGCCGGTGACCCACCGGGGCGTGGCGCACGAGTTCACAGTGGTCTCCGGGCACCTCGCGCCCGACGCGCCCGCGTCGCTGGTGCGCTGGGACGCCCTGGCCGGGCTGCGGGGCACGCTGGTGATCCTGATGGGCCTGAAGAACCTCGCCGTGATCGGCGCCACGCTGATCGCGCACGGCAAACCGGCTGACACACCCGCCGCGGTGATCCAGGAGGGCACCACAGCTGCCCAGCGCACGCTGCGCTCCACGCTGGGCAGGGTTGCCGCCGACGTCGAGGCCGCCGCGCTGCGCCCACCCGCGATCGTGGTGCTCGGCGACGTGGTCCACGCCCTGAGCCCGCCCGCCGCCCCCTGA
- a CDS encoding YbjN domain-containing protein: protein MPWWSWRPGPAAGGEPETRSGTTVDDTIRVGPPTPRQPGDDVAPPERPVLADMPATVAPVTLSRVCDALDLLDVRYLADGDGNLLAMWERHAVLVALEGPDDEILVMRARPHATVPPDWADRAYRVVNEWNHTRRFCKAYIGDPTERGQLPIYAELQVPLGAGAHDALLVEMLDCGAAVAVTFVDWLHDEGALL from the coding sequence ATGCCGTGGTGGTCATGGCGCCCTGGTCCCGCCGCTGGCGGGGAGCCGGAGACTCGAAGCGGGACCACAGTGGATGACACCATCCGGGTCGGCCCACCGACCCCTCGCCAGCCGGGGGACGACGTGGCGCCACCTGAGCGGCCGGTCCTCGCGGACATGCCGGCCACCGTCGCGCCGGTCACCCTGAGCCGGGTCTGCGACGCGCTCGACCTGCTCGACGTCCGCTATCTGGCCGACGGCGACGGCAACCTGCTGGCCATGTGGGAGCGGCACGCCGTGCTCGTCGCGCTGGAGGGCCCGGACGACGAGATCCTGGTGATGCGGGCCCGCCCGCACGCGACGGTCCCGCCGGACTGGGCCGACCGGGCCTACCGCGTCGTGAACGAGTGGAACCACACCCGGCGCTTCTGCAAGGCGTACATCGGCGACCCGACCGAGCGCGGTCAGCTTCCGATCTACGCCGAGTTGCAGGTCCCGCTCGGCGCCGGCGCCCACGACGCGCTGCTCGTCGAGATGCTCGACTGCGGCGCCGCGGTCGCCGTGACGTTCGTCGACTGGCTGCACGACGAGGGCGCCCTGCTCTGA
- the cobT gene encoding nicotinate-nucleotide--dimethylbenzimidazole phosphoribosyltransferase, which translates to MLESTVAAIRPLDEAAMAAARELQGRLTKPAGSLGALEPLSVRLAGLAGACPPPLPEPAAVAIFAGDHGVHAQGVTPWPQEVTAQMIANFLAGGAVVNAFARQAGASVTVVDVGVATPIPGADEPGDPAGPRLVAANVRPGTRDMTVTAALTRDEARAAVETGIRVAGELIDAGAGILLTGDMGIGNTTPSATLIAAFSGVDAEAATGRGTGVDDETYARKVAVVRTALARHEPGPADPLGVLATVGGLEHAALTGLILGAAARRVPVLLDGVIAVSAALAAAAFAPDAVGAMVAGHRSAEPGATAALRHLGLEPLIDLGLRLGEGTGALLALPVVTGAVRVLHEVATFDSAGVAEK; encoded by the coding sequence ATGCTGGAGTCCACAGTCGCGGCGATCCGGCCGCTGGACGAGGCCGCCATGGCGGCGGCCCGCGAGTTGCAGGGGCGGCTGACCAAGCCCGCCGGCTCGCTCGGCGCCCTGGAGCCGCTCTCGGTACGCCTCGCCGGGCTGGCCGGCGCCTGCCCACCGCCACTGCCCGAACCGGCCGCGGTGGCGATCTTCGCCGGTGACCACGGCGTGCACGCCCAGGGCGTGACCCCGTGGCCGCAGGAGGTCACCGCCCAGATGATCGCCAACTTCCTGGCCGGCGGCGCGGTGGTCAACGCGTTCGCCCGCCAGGCCGGTGCCTCGGTCACGGTGGTGGACGTCGGCGTGGCCACCCCGATCCCCGGTGCCGACGAGCCCGGTGACCCGGCCGGGCCGCGCCTGGTGGCCGCGAACGTACGGCCCGGTACCCGCGACATGACGGTCACCGCGGCGCTGACCCGGGACGAGGCCCGCGCGGCCGTCGAGACCGGCATCCGGGTCGCCGGCGAGCTGATCGACGCCGGGGCGGGCATCCTGCTCACCGGCGACATGGGCATCGGCAACACCACCCCGTCCGCCACGCTCATCGCCGCGTTCTCCGGCGTGGACGCCGAGGCGGCCACCGGCCGGGGCACCGGGGTCGACGACGAGACGTACGCCCGCAAGGTGGCTGTGGTGCGGACCGCGCTGGCCCGGCACGAGCCCGGCCCGGCCGACCCGCTGGGCGTGCTGGCGACCGTCGGCGGGCTGGAGCACGCCGCGCTGACCGGCCTGATCCTCGGCGCCGCCGCGCGCCGGGTGCCGGTGCTGCTCGACGGCGTGATCGCGGTGAGCGCCGCGCTCGCCGCCGCCGCGTTCGCGCCGGACGCCGTCGGCGCCATGGTCGCCGGTCACCGCAGCGCCGAGCCGGGCGCCACGGCGGCGCTGCGGCACCTCGGCCTGGAACCGCTGATCGACCTGGGGCTGCGGCTCGGCGAGGGCACCGGAGCGCTGCTCGCCCTGCCGGTGGTCACCGGCGCGGTCCGGGTGCTGCACGAGGTGGCCACGTTCGACTCCGCCGGGGTGGCGGAGAAGTGA
- the ettA gene encoding energy-dependent translational throttle protein EttA: MAQFIYVLDKARKAHGDKVVLDNVTLNFLPGVKIGVVGPNGAGKSSLLKIMAGLDRPSNGEARLMPGYSVGMLAQEPPLNEEKTVLGNVEEAVAETKAKLERFNAIAEQMATDYSDELMEEMGKLQEELDAADAWDIDSKLELAMDALRCPPPDADVTQLSGGERRRVALCKLLLEAPDLLLLDEPTNHLDAESVQWLEQHLAKYAGTVLAITHDRYFLDNVANWILELDRGRAYPYEGNYSTYLEKKAARLSVEGRRDAKMKKRLSEELEWVRSNAKARQTKSKARLDRYDEMAAEAEKTRKLDFEEIQIPPGPRLGNTVIEAQNLTKAFGDRVLIDDLSFSLPRNGIVGIIGPNGVGKTTLFKTIVGLEQPTGGSVRVGETVSLSYVDQNRQGLDGDKTVWEVVSDGLDHLMVGKVEMPSRAYIAAFGFKGPDQQKPTKVLSGGERNRLNLALTLKIGGNVILLDEPTNDLDVETLSSLENALLEFPGCAVVISHDRMFLDRVATHILAWEGDDQNPAKWFWFEGNFEAYEKNKVDRLGAEAARPHRVTYRKLTRD; the protein is encoded by the coding sequence GTGGCCCAGTTCATCTACGTCCTGGACAAGGCGCGCAAGGCGCACGGCGACAAGGTCGTGCTCGACAACGTGACGCTGAACTTCCTGCCGGGTGTCAAGATCGGGGTGGTCGGTCCGAACGGCGCCGGTAAGTCCAGCCTCCTCAAGATCATGGCAGGGCTCGACCGGCCGAGCAACGGCGAGGCCCGGCTCATGCCCGGCTACTCCGTCGGCATGCTCGCGCAGGAGCCGCCGCTCAACGAGGAGAAGACGGTCCTCGGCAACGTCGAGGAGGCGGTCGCCGAGACCAAGGCCAAACTGGAGCGGTTCAACGCCATCGCCGAGCAGATGGCCACCGACTACTCCGACGAGCTGATGGAGGAGATGGGCAAGCTCCAGGAGGAGCTGGACGCCGCCGACGCGTGGGACATCGACTCCAAGCTCGAACTGGCCATGGACGCGCTGCGCTGCCCGCCGCCGGACGCCGACGTCACCCAGCTCTCCGGTGGTGAGCGCCGCCGGGTGGCGCTGTGCAAGCTGCTGCTGGAGGCGCCGGACCTGCTGCTGCTCGACGAGCCCACCAACCACCTGGACGCGGAGAGCGTGCAGTGGCTGGAGCAGCACCTGGCGAAGTACGCCGGCACCGTCCTGGCGATCACCCACGACCGGTACTTCCTGGACAACGTGGCCAACTGGATCCTGGAGCTGGACCGCGGCCGGGCCTACCCGTACGAGGGCAACTACTCCACCTACCTGGAGAAGAAGGCCGCCCGGCTCTCCGTCGAGGGACGCCGCGACGCCAAGATGAAGAAGCGGCTGTCCGAGGAACTGGAGTGGGTCCGCTCGAACGCCAAGGCGCGGCAGACCAAGTCCAAGGCCCGCCTGGACCGCTACGACGAGATGGCCGCCGAGGCGGAGAAGACCCGGAAGCTGGACTTCGAGGAGATCCAGATCCCGCCGGGCCCGCGTCTGGGCAACACGGTCATCGAGGCGCAGAACCTCACCAAGGCGTTCGGTGACCGGGTGCTGATCGACGACCTGTCGTTCTCGCTGCCCCGCAACGGCATCGTCGGCATCATCGGCCCGAACGGCGTCGGCAAGACCACGCTGTTCAAGACCATCGTCGGGCTGGAGCAGCCGACCGGCGGCTCGGTCCGGGTCGGCGAGACCGTCTCGCTGTCGTACGTCGACCAGAACCGGCAGGGCCTGGACGGCGACAAGACCGTCTGGGAGGTCGTCTCCGACGGGCTGGACCACCTCATGGTGGGCAAGGTCGAGATGCCGTCCCGGGCGTACATCGCCGCGTTCGGCTTCAAGGGGCCGGACCAGCAGAAGCCGACCAAGGTGCTCTCCGGCGGCGAGCGCAACCGGCTCAACCTGGCGCTGACGCTCAAGATCGGCGGCAACGTGATCCTGCTCGACGAGCCGACGAACGACCTGGACGTGGAGACGCTGTCCAGCCTGGAGAACGCGCTGTTGGAGTTCCCCGGCTGCGCCGTGGTCATCTCCCACGACCGGATGTTCCTGGACCGGGTCGCCACGCACATCCTGGCCTGGGAGGGCGACGACCAGAACCCCGCCAAGTGGTTCTGGTTCGAGGGCAACTTCGAGGCGTACGAGAAGAACAAGGTCGACCGGCTCGGCGCCGAGGCGGCCCGTCCGCACCGGGTGACCTACCGCAAGCTCACCCGCGACTGA
- a CDS encoding acyl-CoA thioesterase: MSDRFVYHCALRWSDLDAYGHVNNARFLTLYEEARVAMMFAGGRAWGVGSFADGVVIRRHEVDYLRPVDYALGRASAEAAPTVRIELWVDQIRAASFSVAYELYDGDTLAGTARSLLVPFDLTAQRPRRISPEERAFLLRYAPGLSG, translated from the coding sequence TTGTCTGACCGGTTCGTCTACCACTGCGCGCTGCGCTGGTCCGACCTGGACGCGTACGGCCACGTCAACAACGCCCGCTTCCTCACGCTCTACGAGGAGGCCCGGGTGGCGATGATGTTCGCCGGCGGCCGGGCGTGGGGAGTGGGCTCGTTCGCCGACGGTGTGGTCATCCGGCGGCACGAGGTCGACTACCTGCGCCCGGTCGACTACGCGCTCGGCCGGGCCAGCGCGGAGGCCGCCCCGACGGTACGGATCGAGCTGTGGGTGGACCAGATCAGGGCCGCCTCCTTCTCGGTCGCGTACGAGCTGTACGACGGCGACACGCTGGCCGGCACCGCCCGGTCGCTGCTGGTGCCGTTCGACCTGACGGCGCAGCGCCCGCGCCGGATCTCGCCGGAGGAGCGGGCGTTCCTGCTCCGCTACGCGCCGGGGCTGAGCGGATGA
- a CDS encoding alpha,alpha-trehalose-phosphate synthase (UDP-forming): MTVRSSFVVVANRLPVDEVSTPEGRQWRRSPGGLVTALHPVLAEHQGTWVGWAGGTGAAPEPFDLEGIRLHPVPLSAEELERYYEGQSNATIWPLYHDAVETPAYKRRWREAYRLVNARFAEAAADVAAEGATVWVQDYQLQLVPAMLRELRPDLRIGFFLHIPFPPIELFMQMPFRTEILRGLLGADLVGFQQRLAAQNFVRLARHLLGLRYEGQMIQVDGRQVKAGAFPISIDTKEMERLAEDPAIQARAKQIREELGNPKTIILGVDRLDYTKGIELRLKAFRELLADGKLTVPDAVMVQVATPSRERVEHYQALRVKVEREVGRINGEFGRVGVPAVHYLHQSYSRSELAAMYVAADVMMVTPLRDGMNLVAKEYVASRADQGGALVLSEFAGAATELRQAFLCNPHDPDAVKDALLRAVHVEKPEARRRMRVMQRHLRSHDVGHWAKSFLSELGVPDTEAA, from the coding sequence GTGACCGTCCGTAGCTCCTTTGTCGTAGTGGCCAACCGTCTGCCGGTCGACGAGGTGAGCACACCCGAGGGGCGGCAGTGGCGGCGCAGCCCCGGCGGGCTGGTGACCGCGCTGCACCCGGTGCTGGCCGAGCACCAGGGCACCTGGGTGGGGTGGGCCGGCGGCACCGGCGCCGCGCCCGAGCCGTTCGACCTGGAGGGCATCCGGCTGCACCCGGTGCCGTTGAGCGCCGAGGAGTTGGAGCGCTACTACGAGGGCCAGTCGAACGCGACGATCTGGCCGCTCTACCACGACGCGGTGGAGACGCCCGCCTACAAGCGGCGCTGGCGCGAGGCGTACCGGCTGGTCAACGCCCGGTTCGCGGAGGCCGCGGCGGACGTGGCCGCCGAGGGCGCGACGGTCTGGGTCCAGGACTACCAGCTCCAGCTCGTGCCGGCGATGCTCCGCGAGCTGCGGCCGGACCTGCGGATCGGCTTCTTCCTGCACATCCCGTTCCCGCCGATCGAGCTGTTCATGCAGATGCCGTTCCGCACCGAGATCCTCCGTGGACTGCTCGGCGCGGACCTGGTCGGCTTCCAGCAGCGCCTGGCGGCGCAGAACTTCGTCCGGCTGGCCCGGCACCTGCTCGGCCTGCGCTACGAGGGCCAGATGATCCAGGTCGACGGCAGGCAGGTGAAGGCCGGCGCGTTCCCCATCTCGATCGACACCAAGGAGATGGAGCGGCTGGCCGAGGACCCCGCGATCCAGGCCCGGGCCAAGCAGATCCGCGAGGAGCTGGGCAACCCGAAGACGATCATCCTGGGCGTCGACCGGCTCGACTACACCAAGGGCATCGAACTCCGGCTGAAGGCCTTCCGAGAACTCCTCGCTGACGGAAAGTTGACAGTTCCGGACGCGGTTATGGTGCAGGTCGCCACGCCCAGCCGCGAGCGCGTGGAGCACTACCAGGCACTTCGGGTGAAGGTGGAACGCGAGGTTGGCCGGATCAATGGTGAATTCGGCCGGGTCGGCGTGCCTGCAGTGCATTATCTGCATCAGTCGTACAGTCGCTCCGAACTGGCCGCGATGTACGTCGCGGCCGACGTGATGATGGTGACCCCGCTGCGAGACGGAATGAATCTGGTGGCCAAGGAGTACGTCGCATCGCGCGCCGACCAGGGCGGCGCGCTCGTGCTCAGTGAGTTCGCCGGCGCCGCGACAGAGCTGCGCCAGGCGTTCCTGTGTAATCCGCACGACCCGGACGCGGTGAAGGACGCGTTGCTGCGGGCCGTGCATGTCGAAAAGCCCGAAGCCCGCCGCCGGATGCGCGTCATGCAGCGCCATCTGCGCAGCCACGACGTGGGCCACTGGGCCAAGTCGTTCCTCAGCGAGCTCGGCGTCCCCGATACGGAGGCTGCGTGA
- the otsB gene encoding trehalose-phosphatase, whose amino-acid sequence MTSPAPAAAHGGVLDPELRAAIGRIARVPQLLVACDYDGTLAPIVEDPSKAVPLPESVAAVRALAALPQTSVAVVSGRALRDLATLSRLPSEVHLVGSHGSEFDIGFVERLTPELIAVRHRLREALREIAAEHPGIRLERKPASVAVHTRGVDPHVAARAVEAVRNGPATWEGVTVTQGKEVIELSVVVTNKGTAVDQLRTQLAASAVLFIGDDVTDENAFGNLTGPDVGIKIGPGETRADYRVAEPIEAARALGLLLETRRHWLFGERAVPIERHSMLANGRTVALVTPEAKITWLCHPKPDSAAIFADLVGGSPAGHFTVGPERGGIPLGQRYRSNTMTVETRWSGLTVTDWLDLPVRETTPDDPAVVSGDSTLVRVLSGTGRARVEFAPRPEFGQVAVQLQPLDDGLLVLGSNEPVALHSPGVEWEVTNDAGYETAKAVVDLSAAGGQVVLELRFGTQSLEPHRLPLHERQAAAEQPWKDWVASLRLPATARDLVARSALTLRGLCHEPTGSILAAATTSLPEELGGVRNWDYRYCWLRDAAMTARALVDLGSTEEAEGLLRWIDGVVERTGGHPERLHPLYTVDGFELGAEAVIDTLPGYAGSRPVRVGNLANHQLQLDVFGPVADLIAAVADARGSIRDDEWRVLENMVEAVRRRWHEPDHGIWEARLPPRHHVFSKVMLWMTVDRALHVVRRHGGEDRPEWVELRDRIASNVLEHGWHPEAEAYSVAYGYEEMDASSLWIGISGLLAGDDPRFLSTVLKIEAELRSGPVVYRYHWDDGLPGREGGFHICTSWLIEAYLRTGRRSDAEELFTQMVDTAGPTGLLPEQYDPLAERGLGNHPQAYSHLGLIRCALLLDNMLKQ is encoded by the coding sequence GTGACCTCGCCCGCCCCCGCCGCCGCCCACGGCGGCGTGCTGGATCCCGAACTGCGTGCCGCCATCGGCCGTATCGCCCGGGTTCCGCAACTCCTGGTCGCCTGCGACTACGACGGCACGCTGGCGCCGATCGTCGAGGACCCCAGCAAGGCAGTGCCGCTGCCCGAGTCGGTGGCGGCCGTACGCGCGCTCGCCGCGCTGCCGCAGACGAGCGTCGCCGTCGTCTCCGGCCGGGCGCTGCGCGACCTGGCCACGCTCTCCCGGCTGCCCAGCGAGGTGCACCTCGTCGGCAGCCACGGCTCGGAGTTCGACATCGGCTTCGTCGAGCGGCTCACCCCCGAGCTGATCGCGGTCCGGCACCGGCTCCGCGAGGCGCTGCGCGAGATCGCCGCCGAGCACCCGGGCATCCGCCTGGAACGCAAGCCGGCCAGCGTCGCAGTGCACACCCGCGGTGTCGACCCGCACGTCGCCGCCCGGGCCGTCGAGGCGGTCCGCAACGGCCCCGCGACCTGGGAGGGCGTGACAGTCACCCAGGGCAAGGAGGTCATCGAGCTGTCGGTGGTCGTCACCAACAAGGGCACCGCCGTCGACCAGCTCCGCACCCAGCTCGCCGCGAGCGCGGTGCTGTTCATCGGCGACGACGTCACCGACGAGAACGCCTTCGGCAACCTGACCGGGCCGGACGTCGGCATCAAGATCGGTCCCGGGGAGACCCGGGCCGACTACCGGGTGGCCGAGCCGATCGAGGCGGCCCGGGCGCTCGGGCTGCTGCTGGAGACGCGGCGGCACTGGCTGTTCGGCGAGCGGGCGGTGCCGATCGAGCGGCACTCGATGCTCGCCAACGGCCGTACCGTCGCGCTCGTCACACCGGAAGCCAAGATCACCTGGCTGTGCCACCCGAAGCCGGACTCGGCGGCGATCTTCGCCGACCTGGTCGGCGGCAGCCCGGCCGGGCATTTCACGGTCGGCCCGGAGCGGGGCGGCATCCCGCTGGGCCAGCGCTACCGCAGCAACACGATGACGGTCGAGACCCGCTGGTCCGGCCTGACCGTGACCGACTGGCTCGACCTGCCGGTACGGGAGACCACGCCGGACGACCCCGCAGTGGTCAGCGGCGACTCGACACTGGTCCGGGTGCTCAGCGGCACCGGGCGGGCCCGGGTCGAGTTCGCGCCGCGCCCCGAGTTCGGTCAGGTGGCGGTGCAGCTCCAGCCGCTCGACGACGGCCTGCTGGTGCTCGGCTCCAACGAGCCGGTCGCGCTGCACTCCCCCGGCGTCGAGTGGGAGGTCACCAACGACGCCGGCTACGAGACCGCGAAGGCGGTGGTCGACCTGTCCGCCGCCGGTGGCCAGGTGGTGCTGGAGCTGCGCTTCGGCACGCAGAGCCTGGAACCGCACCGGCTGCCGCTGCACGAGCGGCAGGCCGCCGCGGAGCAGCCCTGGAAGGACTGGGTGGCCTCGCTGCGGCTGCCCGCGACCGCCCGGGACCTGGTCGCCCGCAGCGCGCTGACGCTGCGCGGCCTCTGCCACGAACCGACCGGCTCGATCCTCGCCGCGGCCACCACGTCGCTGCCGGAGGAACTGGGCGGTGTCCGCAACTGGGACTACCGCTACTGCTGGCTGCGGGACGCCGCGATGACCGCCCGCGCGCTTGTCGACCTCGGCTCGACCGAGGAGGCCGAAGGGCTGCTGCGCTGGATCGACGGCGTGGTCGAGCGCACCGGCGGGCACCCGGAGCGGCTGCACCCGCTCTACACGGTGGACGGCTTCGAACTGGGCGCCGAGGCGGTCATCGACACGCTGCCCGGCTACGCCGGCTCCCGGCCGGTACGCGTCGGCAACCTCGCCAACCACCAGCTCCAGCTCGACGTCTTCGGCCCGGTCGCGGACCTGATCGCGGCGGTGGCCGACGCCCGTGGCTCGATCCGCGACGACGAGTGGCGGGTGCTGGAGAACATGGTCGAGGCGGTACGCCGCCGCTGGCACGAGCCCGACCACGGCATCTGGGAGGCCCGCCTCCCCCCGCGGCACCACGTCTTCTCCAAGGTCATGCTCTGGATGACGGTGGACCGCGCGCTGCACGTCGTACGCCGCCACGGCGGCGAGGACCGGCCCGAGTGGGTCGAGCTGCGCGACCGGATCGCCTCGAACGTGCTGGAGCACGGCTGGCACCCGGAGGCCGAGGCGTACAGCGTCGCCTACGGGTACGAGGAGATGGACGCCTCGTCACTGTGGATCGGCATCTCCGGGCTGCTCGCCGGCGACGACCCGCGTTTCCTCTCCACCGTGCTCAAGATCGAGGCGGAGTTGCGCAGCGGTCCGGTCGTCTACCGGTACCACTGGGACGACGGCCTGCCCGGCCGGGAGGGCGGCTTCCACATCTGCACGTCGTGGCTGATCGAGGCGTACCTGCGCACCGGTCGCCGCAGCGATGCCGAGGAGCTGTTCACCCAGATGGTCGACACGGCCGGGCCGACCGGGCTGCTGCCGGAGCAGTACGACCCGCTGGCCGAGCGCGGGCTGGGCAACCACCCGCAGGCGTACAGCCACCTCGGCCTGATCCGCTGCGCCCTGCTGCTGGACAACATGCTCAAGCAGTGA
- a CDS encoding MFS transporter, which translates to MEATVSDARPAREAPATFRDVFGQSEFRAIFAANTLSWVGDYLARAAVTVLVLRETDSVALSAAAFAASYLPWLVGGPLLSALAERHNYRRVMVVCDLLRMALMALVAMPWMPTWSIFALIFLATLANPPSQAARSALMPHLLTGDRLVVGLAAFTSAGQAAQVVGYLIGATVAALNPNTALLVNAVTFAVSAALVRFGVRERPPAMAEVHRSHLLRETVQGFRIVFERPVLRAIAVLVFSAMLFSIVPEGLAAGWAADRTDGRMDAGTAQGLIMAAVPVGYILGGLTISRLVGPERRLTLMRPLMIIAPATLVPALFNPPPTVVALLAGGCGFAVAGLVPVANGLFVQALPDGFRARAFGVMASGTQIIQGAAVLVTGALAERFSVPSVVGVWSAAGVLIMTVAALAWPRPQVIHEAVAAARAESAAGGGPAHAHAPGPASGDRNREHGRHRHAVT; encoded by the coding sequence ATGGAGGCGACGGTGTCCGACGCGCGACCCGCCCGGGAGGCCCCGGCCACCTTCCGGGACGTCTTCGGTCAGTCGGAGTTCCGCGCCATCTTCGCCGCCAACACCCTCTCCTGGGTGGGCGACTACCTGGCCCGCGCCGCGGTCACGGTGCTCGTGCTGCGCGAGACCGATTCGGTCGCGCTCTCCGCCGCCGCGTTCGCCGCCAGCTACCTTCCCTGGCTGGTCGGCGGCCCGCTGCTCTCCGCGCTCGCCGAGCGGCACAACTACCGCCGGGTCATGGTCGTCTGCGACCTCCTCCGGATGGCGCTGATGGCGCTGGTCGCGATGCCCTGGATGCCGACCTGGTCGATCTTCGCGCTGATCTTCCTGGCCACGCTCGCGAACCCGCCGAGCCAGGCGGCGCGGTCGGCGCTGATGCCGCACCTCCTGACCGGCGACCGGCTGGTCGTGGGCCTGGCCGCGTTCACCAGCGCCGGCCAGGCCGCCCAGGTCGTCGGTTACCTGATCGGCGCCACGGTGGCGGCGCTCAACCCGAACACCGCGCTGCTCGTCAACGCCGTGACCTTCGCCGTGTCGGCCGCGCTGGTCCGCTTCGGCGTGCGCGAGCGGCCACCGGCGATGGCCGAGGTGCACCGCAGCCACCTGCTGCGGGAGACCGTCCAGGGCTTCCGGATCGTCTTCGAGCGGCCGGTGCTGCGCGCCATCGCGGTGCTGGTGTTCAGCGCGATGCTCTTCTCGATCGTCCCCGAGGGACTGGCAGCGGGCTGGGCCGCCGACCGGACCGACGGCCGGATGGACGCCGGCACCGCGCAGGGGCTGATCATGGCCGCCGTCCCGGTCGGCTACATCCTCGGCGGGCTGACCATCAGCCGGCTCGTCGGCCCGGAGCGGCGGCTGACGCTGATGCGACCGTTGATGATCATCGCGCCGGCGACACTCGTACCCGCGTTGTTCAACCCGCCGCCGACGGTGGTGGCGCTGCTGGCCGGGGGGTGCGGTTTCGCCGTCGCCGGGCTCGTCCCGGTCGCCAACGGCCTGTTCGTACAGGCGCTGCCGGACGGCTTCCGGGCCCGGGCGTTCGGCGTCATGGCCAGCGGCACGCAGATCATCCAGGGTGCCGCGGTGCTGGTCACGGGCGCGCTCGCGGAGCGGTTCTCGGTCCCGTCGGTGGTCGGCGTCTGGAGCGCCGCCGGTGTGCTGATCATGACGGTCGCGGCGCTCGCCTGGCCCCGGCCACAGGTGATCCACGAGGCCGTCGCGGCCGCCCGCGCCGAGTCGGCGGCCGGCGGCGGGCCGGCGCACGCGCACGCGCCCGGCCCCGCGTCCGGTGACCGGAACCGCGAGCACGGGCGACACCGGCACGCGGTGACGTGA